Part of the Caulifigura coniformis genome, CGATGGCCACGAGCAGGGTGGGGATGCCGAAGGAGTTCGGGCGGAACGTCTTGAGGTCGATGGCGATATCGAGGTACTGGAGCGGGAAGTACGCGAGGTACGCCAGGCCGAGGAGTGCGGCGGCCCATTCGCTGCCGGAATGCCTGCGGGCGATGTTGAAGACCGGCCAGGCGCCGAGGGCGAGGATGATCGACTGGGCCAGCTCGAGCGTGAGATGCGAGGGAAACAGGGCATGAATCGGCACGAGCAGGACGTGAACGACCTGCAGGTGTTCGCCGAGAAAGAGACCCTGATCGAGGTAGCTGCGGAAGCCTTTTCCGTGCTCGAGGTTCCAGAGGTGCTCCTCGTACATGGCGGAGTCGCCATGCGGAATGCGGAGATTGAACCAGAGGCCCCAGTTCATGGCGGTGAACACGACGACGTAGAGCAGTATTCCGGCGGCGAGAACGGTTTTGGGCTGGAGGCTCCAGCGCGAAGCCCCCGGGCCGCTTGGGAGCAGCCGGGGTGCACGGGGCAGGACCGCCAGGGCCGACAGGGCCAGGCAGAGGGCGACCGTGAGATCGGCCGTTTCGTGGAGAACCGAGGCGAGCGACGTCCAGCCCGAGAGAAGGGCCGTGATCCAGAGCAGCCACCAGATGCCGGCGGGGGCCCAGGCCCGGGAGAGGCGGCGGGCGGTCGTCAGGAGTCGATCAAGGAGCGGCGATTCCGCCCCTTGCAGCAATGCGCCGAGGGCAGTCAGCGCCAGTCCGTGGAGCAACGCCCATCCGGCTGACGCACCAAGCGAGACTGTGGCGAGTGGCCCGGCTTCGGTGGTCGTGATTCGTCCGCCGAATGCCGACACAACAGATCGCCAGCGTGGCTCGCTCAAAAAGGCCAGCGACAGTTCGGCCGATTCCAGGATCGTCTGCACGAAGAGCGCGAGGCCGAGGAGCGAGAGCGCGCACACGGCCGCGGTGAAGGCCGGAGAGGCGGCCCCCGATTCTCGGGTCTGAGTGGGTTCGGACGAAGGGGGCATGGAGTGCAGGAAATCTGTTGGAGTTGCGAC contains:
- a CDS encoding DUF2079 domain-containing protein, with product MPPSSEPTQTRESGAASPAFTAAVCALSLLGLALFVQTILESAELSLAFLSEPRWRSVVSAFGGRITTTEAGPLATVSLGASAGWALLHGLALTALGALLQGAESPLLDRLLTTARRLSRAWAPAGIWWLLWITALLSGWTSLASVLHETADLTVALCLALSALAVLPRAPRLLPSGPGASRWSLQPKTVLAAGILLYVVVFTAMNWGLWFNLRIPHGDSAMYEEHLWNLEHGKGFRSYLDQGLFLGEHLQVVHVLLVPIHALFPSHLTLELAQSIILALGAWPVFNIARRHSGSEWAAALLGLAYLAYFPLQYLDIAIDLKTFRPNSFGIPTLLVAIDLLERRRYGWATFWLAITLSAQEDWAIPIALLGAYFAVHAFCTSRPNPSPRAQLDDSVPSTGEKVAEGRMRGQRTPATPESLANRRQLIFGIGLFLFSIAYLWFALNVVIPWFRGGATVHTASYFSKFGNSPREIIVTLLTDWPLVFSTIVTPAALVYALRLLLPIGFLPLRSPGRLLVAAPLFLLLLMNDLAMQVPAPVHHFHAPLIPILFWAAASGLGTKVALKQST